The genomic stretch GCCGAAGACCGTCACCTACTGCTACGAGGGCGGCCTTGCCGACTTCGTGCAGCACCTCAACGCCAAGAAGGAGCCGGCGCACGCGTCGATCATCTCCTTCGAGGAGGAGAGCGACGGGCTCGCGGTCGACATCGCCATGCAGTGGAACAACTCCTACTCGGAGTCCGTCTACAGCTTCGCCAACGTCATCAACACCGCGGAGGGCGGCACCCACGAGGAGGGCTTCCGCGCGGCGCTGACGACGATCGTCAACCGCTACGCGCGCGAGCAGAAGTTCCTCAAGGAGGGCAAGGACGACAACCTCACCGGTGAGGACGTCCGCGAGGGGCTGACCGCGATCATCTCGGTCAAGCTGTCGGACCCGCAGTTCGAGGGCCAGACCAAGACCAAGCTGGGCAACACCGAGGCCAAGTCGTTCGTGCAGAAGGCCTGCAACGACCACCTGCGCGACTGGTTCGAGCGCAACCCCGGCGAGGCCAAGGACATCATCAACAAGTCGCTGCAGGCCTCGCGCGCCCGCATCGCCGCCCGCCAGGCCCGCGACCTGACCAGGCGCAAGTCGCTGCTGGAGTCCGGCAGCGGTTTGCCGGGCAAGCTGGCCGACTGCCAGTGGAACGACCCGGAGAAGTGCGAGCTGTTCATCGTCGAGGGCGACTCGGCCGGCGGCTCCGCCAAGGGCGGCCGCGACTCGCGCTTCCAGGCGATCCTCCCGATCCGCGGCAAGATCCTCAACGTGGAGAAGGCCAGGATCGACAAGGTCCTGAAGAACAACGAGGTTCAGGCGCTGATCACCGCCCTGGGCACCGGCGTGCACGACGAGTTCGACATCGCCAAGCTGCGTTACCACAAGGTCATCCTCATGGCCGACGCCGACGTCGACGGCCAGCACATCAACACGCTGCTGCTGACGCTGCTGTTCAGGTTCATGAGGCCGCTGATCGAGGCCGGTCACGTCTACCTGTCGTGCCCGCCGCTCTACAAGATCAAGTGGGACCGTAAGGGCGAGGACGCCTCATACGCCTACTCCGACCCCGAGCGCGACGCGGTCATCGCCGACGGCATCGCCAACGGCAAGCCGGACCCTCGGCCGCGCGACAACGTACAACGCTTCAAGGGTCTGGGCGAGATGAACGCGAGCCAGCTCTGGGAGACCACGATGAACCCGGAGACCCGGCTGCTGCGCCAGGTCACGCTCGACGACGCGGCGCAGGCCGACGACCTGTTCAGCGTGCTCATGGGCGAGGACGTGGAAGCCCGGCGCGACTTCATCATCCGCAACGCCCGTGACGTGCGCTTCCTCGACGTTTAAGAAGGACCTTTACCTGTGACCGACGTGAACACCACTCCCCCGGCTGACCGCATCGAGCCGGTGGACATCCAGTCCGAGATGCAGCGCAGTTACATGGACTACGCGATGTCCGTCATCGTGTCCAGGGCGCTGCCGGACGTGCGCGACGGTTTGAAGCCGGTGCACCGGCGGGTGCTCTACGCCATGTACGACGGCGGCTACCGTCCCGACCGCGGCTACTTCAAGTGCGCCCGCGTCGTCGGCGACGTGATGGGCACCTATCACCCACATGGCGACACCTCGATCTACGACGCGCTGGTCCGCCTGGCCCAGCCGTGGTCGCTGCGTTACCCGCTGGTCGACGGGCAGGGCAACTTCGGCTCGCCCGGCAACGACCCCGCGGCGGCGATGCGGTACACGGAGTGCAAGCTCGCGCCCATCGCCATGGAGATGTTGCGGGACATCGACAAGGAGACCGTCGACTTCCGTCCCAACTACGACGGCAAGTCGCAGGAGCCGGACGTCCTGCCGGCGCGCTTCCCGCAGCTGCTGGTCAACGGCTCGGGCGGCATCGCCGTCGGCATGGCGACCAACATCCCGCCGCACAACCTGCGCGAGGTCGCCGCGGCGGTCAAGTGGTACCTCGAAAACCCCGAGGCCAGTGACGAGGAGCTGCTCGAAGCGTCGATCAAGCTGGTCAAGGGGCCGGACTTCCCGACCAAGGCTCTGATCGTCGGCCGGCGCGGGATCGAGGACGCCTACCGCACCGGGCGCGGCTCGATCACCATGCGCGCCGTGGTCGAGGTCGAGGAGGACAAGGGGCGGCAGGCGCTGGTCGTCACCGAGCTGCCGTACCAGGTCAACCCTGACAACCTCGCCCTGAAGATCGCCGAGCTCGTACGCGAGGGCAAGCTCACGGGCATCGCTGACGTACGCGACGAGAGCTCCTCGCGCGTCGGTCAGCGCCTCGTCATCGTCCTCAAGCGCGACGCGGTCGCCAAGGTCGTCCTCAACAACCTCTACAAGCACACCCAGCTGCAGGACACCTTCGGCGCCAACATGCTGGCGCTGGTCGACGGTGTGCCGCGCACGCTGCGCCTCGACCAGTTCATCCGCCACTACGTGGCGCACCAGGTCGAGGTCATCGTCCGCAGGACCCGCTACCTGCTGCGCAAGGCCGAGGAGCGCGCGCACATCCTGCGCGGGCTGCTGAAGGCTCTGGAGCGGCTCGACGAGGTCATCGCCTTGATCCGGGCCTCGGAGTCCGCCTCGCACGCCCAGCAGGGCCTCATGGGGCTGCTGGAGATCGACGAGGTGCAGGCGCAGGCCATCCTCGACATGCAGCTGCGCAAGCTCGCCGCCCTGGAGCGGCAGGCGATCCAGGACGAGTTCGACTCGCTGATGACGCAGATCGCCGAGTACAACGCGATCCTCGCCAGCGAGGCCCGCCAGCGCGAGATCATCAACGACGAGCTGGCCGAGGTCGTCGGCCGCTACGGCGACGAGCGCAAGACCGAGATCATCGCCTACGACGGCGACATGTCGATCGAGGACCTCATCGCCGAGGACGAGATCGTCGTCACCATCACCCGCGGTGGCTACGCCAAGCGCACGAGGACCGACCTTTACCGCGCCCAGAAGCGGGGCGGCAAGGGCGTACGCGGAGCGCAGCTACGCCAGGACGACATCGTCGACCACTTCTTCGTCACCACGACGCATCACTGGTTGCTGTTCTTCACGAACAAGGGCCGGG from Nonomuraea polychroma encodes the following:
- the gyrB gene encoding DNA topoisomerase (ATP-hydrolyzing) subunit B, with amino-acid sequence MSYDASSITVLEGLEAVRKRPGMYIGSTGERGLHHLVQEIVDNAVDEALAGYADRIDITLMADNGVRVVDNGRGIPTGIHPVEKRSAVEVVLTTLHAGGKFDSQSYAVSGGLHGVGSAVVNALSTAMDVEVKQNGHYWRQRYEHSKPVAPLAKGEGTDETGTTITFWPDPEIFETTTWNYETLSRRFQEMAFLNKGLTITLTDERPDHVNGEPKTVTYCYEGGLADFVQHLNAKKEPAHASIISFEEESDGLAVDIAMQWNNSYSESVYSFANVINTAEGGTHEEGFRAALTTIVNRYAREQKFLKEGKDDNLTGEDVREGLTAIISVKLSDPQFEGQTKTKLGNTEAKSFVQKACNDHLRDWFERNPGEAKDIINKSLQASRARIAARQARDLTRRKSLLESGSGLPGKLADCQWNDPEKCELFIVEGDSAGGSAKGGRDSRFQAILPIRGKILNVEKARIDKVLKNNEVQALITALGTGVHDEFDIAKLRYHKVILMADADVDGQHINTLLLTLLFRFMRPLIEAGHVYLSCPPLYKIKWDRKGEDASYAYSDPERDAVIADGIANGKPDPRPRDNVQRFKGLGEMNASQLWETTMNPETRLLRQVTLDDAAQADDLFSVLMGEDVEARRDFIIRNARDVRFLDV
- the gyrA gene encoding DNA gyrase subunit A; its protein translation is MTDVNTTPPADRIEPVDIQSEMQRSYMDYAMSVIVSRALPDVRDGLKPVHRRVLYAMYDGGYRPDRGYFKCARVVGDVMGTYHPHGDTSIYDALVRLAQPWSLRYPLVDGQGNFGSPGNDPAAAMRYTECKLAPIAMEMLRDIDKETVDFRPNYDGKSQEPDVLPARFPQLLVNGSGGIAVGMATNIPPHNLREVAAAVKWYLENPEASDEELLEASIKLVKGPDFPTKALIVGRRGIEDAYRTGRGSITMRAVVEVEEDKGRQALVVTELPYQVNPDNLALKIAELVREGKLTGIADVRDESSSRVGQRLVIVLKRDAVAKVVLNNLYKHTQLQDTFGANMLALVDGVPRTLRLDQFIRHYVAHQVEVIVRRTRYLLRKAEERAHILRGLLKALERLDEVIALIRASESASHAQQGLMGLLEIDEVQAQAILDMQLRKLAALERQAIQDEFDSLMTQIAEYNAILASEARQREIINDELAEVVGRYGDERKTEIIAYDGDMSIEDLIAEDEIVVTITRGGYAKRTRTDLYRAQKRGGKGVRGAQLRQDDIVDHFFVTTTHHWLLFFTNKGRVYRVKAYELPEGARDARGMHLANLLAMQPDETVMEVLDLRDYDVAPYLVLATRSGLVKKTRLSEYDSPRSGGLIAINLREDDEVIGARLVSETDDLLLVSRGAQSIRFTASDEALRPMGRATSGVIGMRFLEGDELLSMNRMADGQDVLIATEGGYAKRTPVEQYPVQGRGGRGVLTAKIVSSRGKLVGAVMVNPEDEVFAITSAGGVIRTSAGEIKQSGRQTMGVRLMNLAEGDSVVALARNAESMETSVEIEEDGGGE